The genomic stretch TTATGTCACTGGTGCGAAAGATAGCCTCCAGCGATGCCACGGTATTGATCCAGGGTGAGACCGGAACAGGCAAGGAACTGGTGGCAGCGGCTATTCACTTCAACAGCCCCAGGCGCATGATGCCTTTTCTGGCAGTCAACTGTGCCTCCCTTCATGAAGAACTCCTGGAAAGTGAGCTTTTCGGCCACGAGCGGGGAGCTTTCACCGGAGCCGAAAGGCAACGCATAGGTCGTTTTGAACAGGCCCACGGCGGCACCCTTTTCTTGGACGAGGTAGGGGACATGAGTCCCAGATTGCAGGCCAAGGTGCTCAGGGTCCTGCAGGAAAAGAGTTTTGAGAGGCTAGGAGGCAACAGAACCATTCAGGTGGACGTCAGAATTGTGGCGGCCACCAACAAGGATCTCAGGGAAGCCTTGCAGCAGGGCACATTTCGCAAGGACTTGTATTACAGATTGAGCGTGGTCCCCATACAGCTTCCCCCTCTTAGGGAAAGGGTGGAAGACATTCTTCCCCTGGCCCGCTTCTTCGTGCGCAAGTACGGGCAACCCCAGGGCAACTCCCCCAAAGACATCCACCCAGAGGCCCAAAAGGCGCTCATGAAGTACCCGTGGCCTGGTAATGTCAGGGAACTGGAAAACGTTATTGAAAGAGCAATGGTGGTTGCCAGAGGCCCTTTGATCCAGCTGCCTGATCTGATGCTTCCAGAGACCTTGCCCGCATCATCTTCTCGCATTCATCTACCCCCAGAGGGTGTTCGATTGGAAGATGTGGAGAAAAGCTTGATAATCCAGGCCCTGGAAAGAAGCCGGGGGG from bacterium encodes the following:
- a CDS encoding sigma-54 dependent transcriptional regulator; translation: MADPSSSQSILKPSWRVLAVSRERGLLEGLSRVLPQKGFHLYTCTEPLEAQTILQEEDPNLLLAAPGASQKYQESFFRLFSGLDKDIPVILLVNNTEEARPFEVFLDSARWSLVVGGQAHENLATLMDKILERERLKRELDYLRHREPHIYDFKRMVLHSPRMIAVMSLVRKIASSDATVLIQGETGTGKELVAAAIHFNSPRRMMPFLAVNCASLHEELLESELFGHERGAFTGAERQRIGRFEQAHGGTLFLDEVGDMSPRLQAKVLRVLQEKSFERLGGNRTIQVDVRIVAATNKDLREALQQGTFRKDLYYRLSVVPIQLPPLRERVEDILPLARFFVRKYGQPQGNSPKDIHPEAQKALMKYPWPGNVRELENVIERAMVVARGPLIQLPDLMLPETLPASSSRIHLPPEGVRLEDVEKSLIIQALERSRGVQRKAAKLLGISPRALHYKLKKHGIRSSRSSNATNGS